TTGCAAGCATTCATTAGAACCTTATGTCTTAATAAACTAGTTTTTGATCATTAtgtaacaaaataacaatattttataAGAATGTTGTAAATGGCAATCATTCAAATTCTCTCTCCAGAGCATTGTGcctctctttttctctcttttacgATATTCCAATTTTTTTGGCCTGTTATCCAGTTTTTTCCAGTCACTTGATCCTCATGTCATAATGATATACCACACTAGATCTTtacaatttaatatttataataataatttgttgtttttaatattattaaatccTAATAACACATGATCATAGTCAAATTATTGCTTCAAATATGCAATGAGAAAAGGGCCAAATTACCTTGTAAAACCATGTTCCTTATTTAATTTCGAACCTTTGACagatttttctgtttcttgcAGTTTGACACCAGATTGCCATGGCTCATCTTACTTTTCTATTAGTTGTTTCCTTTGCCTCTGGTGCATTGTCAGGTTTATTGATCAAAGACAATGCATGGCATGCTTGGAAACAATATCACAACAAGATGTACACTTCAGATGATGAGGAGAGTTTACGTTACACTATCTGGAACaacaacttaaaaaaaatcaaccagcACAACAGTAAAATGAGGAAGGCCTTTACATTGGAAATGAATCATTTAGGGGACATGGTATACATTCTTATACATTCATTTTTGTGTTAAATGAACTACAGTATGTCAGGCTGAAATTCAGAGCAgtgacttttgtttttttgtccttAACCCATTTACTCAAAAACTTTTCTATACCCCACTCAGTGCAAtttcttgagaaaaaaatgtattgcTAACTCAGTACTCTTTCAGTATTGTTTTGTGATCATGGACGCCGTCACTGCCTAAAAAACTCAAACCCAAACAAAATTGGTCACCACAATACTCTTTTTATCTTCTAAGTTTTGTAGTTATACAACAATGTGTTCTGTAAAATTctgtaagagaaaaaaagaagttatcACCTAACAGAATAATATTCCTGACAATGTGTGTCAAAAATGTGTGAATACCATTTGCTACAGTAGGGAAAACTACAAGATTTACttctgggaaaaaaatggaaagttaAATTATTGGTCTCAACAATAATATATTGTTGTCCAAGATTGTATCTTGAAGTCAATTTTAAAGAGAAGGGGGGATGGATAGGGGTACAaaactgcaatttttttgtgtagCACTGAATATTGACAGTCTGAATTGAGTGAgtaactgtaataattttaaCATTGATATCTAGACAAGCAAAGAAgtgcatttgttgttaaatgGATACAACAGCAAGAAGAAGGAACCAAAATCCCATGGCACTGATGCTGTCACTTTCCTTCCACCAAGTAATGTGGTCCTTCCAAAGGAAGTTGATTGGAGAACTAAAGGCTGTCACACCTGTCAAGAATCAAGGCCAGTGTGGATCATGCTGGGCATTCAGCACTGTAAGAGAGTTTACTACACtaatttcttgttctttattaaaaagaaaaaaaagtggtgCTTGAAAATGACAACAGTTACCATTATTAGTtaccaaaagtgaaaaaattattttggtgCAGATTTAACaagcttgtttaaaaaatgattgtGAAGATTCATATTGGCAATGTTAAATTTGCATTGATGAAGAACTGACTATCTTCGATTGATAGTGCTGGAGCGGGCAAGTATCCCTAAATAATTTGCTAAACAAATGCTACACTTATGCTCATAAGGCAgatttctcagttattttgGACAATGTTCATTATGTCTTGGTTAAAGAAATCATTGAAATCTTAGTGGCTTGGTAGAATTTCATGATCTCTAGTGGAATGTTAATGTAGCCAGTTTCTGTGGCTCTGTAGCTTTCATAGTATTTCACAGCAATGGTAATAAAAATTTGGGGTCAATATGCGCAACTGCTCTTTCACTTTCAAGGGCATTTAGGTGTTGATAGAAAGTAATCGAAACATGCCTgctataaaattattatcatcaatgtttttttgtttttttttttcaagacgGGATCTCTTGAAGGCCAGCATTTCAAGAAAACTGGAAAACTTGTATCTCTGAGTGAACAAAACCTTGTTGACTGCTCAGAAAAGTTTGGCAATAATGGCTGTGAAGGAGGATTGATGGACAATGCATTCCGCTACATTAAGGCTAACGATGGAATTGACACAGAATCTTCTTATCCTTATATTGCCAGTGTGAGTAAAAAAGGAATCAATAATGGTATTTTTTGGTACAATTTATGGGTCGGTCTGTCAATATAATCTGTGTTTACAGGCGGGTCATTTCATCACAACTCTTGGAAACTCTGTCTTACATAAAGAACCTTCagaataaataattttcattgataTTGTAACTGAGAAACTTAAAGCATCGCCAACACTCAAAAGTATCTCCTTGTCCAAGTTTGTATAATCTCACAGTGTCTCCTGGACTTTAACCATTGTGGGTActtaaccctaaaccctaaactcTTGTACATGACATACTGTAGACGTAAAGTTCTTACTCTTTGACATTTTTGTGTTGTTCAATATTGCGAATTCTACAAAAAGGTTTTGTATTACTGCTTTGAAGTTGTATTAAGATTAGCTCATAACATCTTAGTAAATCCTTATTCTCTAACATTAGTAACCACATAATAGAATGTGCcctccctctttttcttttcaggatgAGAAATGCCGCTTCAACAAGTCAGATGTGGGTGCAGATGACACTGGCTATGTTAATGTCAAGTCCGGTGATGAAGAGGCCTTAAAGATGGCTGTTGCTACTGTGGGGCCTGTCTCTGTGGCCATTGACGCAAGTCATTTGTCATTTCAGTTTTACAAAGATGGTGTCTATGTTGAACCAGATTGCAGCACTACATTGTTGGATCATGGCGTGTTAGCTGTTGGTTATGGTACTACTGAGGAAGGTCAAGATTATTGGCTTGTTAAGAACAGGTTTGTTCCTTCCATCCAAGTGTCCTGTGGCTGGTTTGTGTCTCGCCATATTTGCATTGCGTTTCCCTGTCTTTTCTTTATACTTTTCACCTTAAATGACTGTAATAATTACCTATATTCTCAAAGTGTCCTGCAAGGTCATAGGGTTTGCATTGGTTTCATTTTTTAGGCTGGTGTTTAGGTTATTATTTTTGACTCTTTGAGGAGCAGAActaggaggacactttatgaacTGTATTGTCCGTATTTTCAGGGTTTGAATCTctgttcaggcctttcttgctGCTGCTTAAGTAGGGATAAAAAAAACCGCGACAATTGTATCCATTCAttcaactctttttcttttttttgttattttagttGGGGAACAAGCTGGGGAATGGAAGGCTACATCAAAATGGCAAGAAACAAGCACAACATGTGTGGAATTGCTACAAATGCAAGCTATCCTTTGGTTTGAAGGAACACTTGGATACCAttaattgctaaaattgcttTGCAGATACagatactttttctttttttttttcttttttattttttcttttctctcatCTCTCTCTTTCCCCAGCCTTTCCCTGGATAGTGCATTgtgtgaaataatttttgttaggAATCCAGCAACTGTGTAAAATAAGTTCTGTTTTCCAGGGACACAGGGATAGCACACTGGCACAGCTGATCTTTCAGGTCCCTGTTTACCCCTTCAGggattttctttattgtaaacaaaagaaaccaaGCTCATGAAATTTCCCAGAGtaattaaattgaatttctcaGAGTAATTACAtcaaggcaaaaaaaattaagtaaagtaactttgcaaaattgcttttaattttgtaCATTATTTTTTACTATGGCATTAGTTAGAACAACAAAGCAAGTTTTCCCAAAATAATATTAGCTTTCTAAGGCTAAAGATTGACCTGAGTCAAGTTACTTGTACTGTGTGTCAAGTTAACCACAGTTTTCACCATTAGCTAGGAGTATGAGTTTTTCGTTCTGACTATGTGCACCGGTAATCTTAACTCATCGCGTATGCTCAGACTAGAAAACGCTCACTTGTATTAGTAATGTCCAAGTGAAAAGGCGCAGGGGAACCTTTGGCGTATGTGAGGAGTCAGACCAGTTGTGTAATTTGGGTTTATTTGTACGCTGAGCatcttattgttattttgcattgtaaatatttcatttattgtCATATCCAATTTCTGACTCAACTgaaagcttttctttttccctccAAATTACATTCCAAGTGATGTTATATTTAAATCTCCGAGGAAGCTTGGTGTATATTACCTGTAGAATTTTGTACAGTTATTTACTGCCTTCAAACTACTCAGTTTTCCAATTTGTACTTGGAATTCGCTTTTTGTCTCAGAAGGCCTTTATGTACGTTCTTGTGAAAAGATCGACAATCCACACTCGCAGTAGTCAACCAAAAAAGGCGAAGTTTATTCTATCTGGTAATCAGCAGTTGTAAGTTTTGGATGTAGGAGGATTTTAAGTTGAACCAAGTAGTTTTGGTTATTACCTGTTATCCATAGTTAATCGCTACATTTAATGACAATAAATGTCTTTAATTGATTCTTACAGAAGGCGTGAATATTGAACATCGCTTCATGGAAGGTTGGTGTAAAAGGGCAACGAAAACGTATCGATGGCTATCAAAATGTTGCAGTGACGCAAGAGCAGGCGTGATTGGAAAAGCCCAACATAGTTAAAGAACCAAACactgaaaacaataaacttTATTCATATGCTAATGAGTGAGGCGGGTATTCTCAAATCTAGCCCAACATGGAAATTAATCCTAACCTTTTGatgaaataagaaataaaataattgtccTTGCTGTGCGTTTGTCTACTAACCTCATTTCAATAATTGAGAAGCTTCGCGTTAAATTGCAACAAATGTATCATAACGGAGAAGAAAATGATCCTCGTTGTTCAATGGAGAACAAAGACTAggattaagaaaatggtttgaacccaggagtaacataccttgattgaaaaagagcatctgggtgattggagtcctgagaaagacagtccttctcaggactctaatcacccagatgatctttttcaatcaaagacTAGACTCAAAGACTAGGATTGCTATTGAAAGAGATGCTCGATTATTTCAACTCTCTAATAGTGTAAAGTGTGATTGTAATGGGGAAATGAGTTACCAGGACCCGCCGGCGTTAAAAGACAGAGAGCAAACATTTGGGAATTTCCAGCAGGTGTCCCTTTTTCCATAAGAAAGCTTACTGCACGTCGAGCACAATTTTTTGGCTCGCATACATGTCTTTTGTCATTgtccctaaccctaatcctaaaCCTTCATAAGAGCTTACCTTAGGGTAAGCTTTTAcaaatgtttaggatactttcacAATAAACTGTGACCAGTGTTTTGTATCTGTCCGCTCGGGAATCTGACGTTTTCGAGGGTCTCAGTTTTCGTGACACCCCATGCTGAAGAGAAGAACCGGCTCATGAGGTGACGTTTGTGCTAGTTCGTCACGAGACCCATAAAAGAATGCGAAGTCATGATTTCCACTTAAGAGGTCCAATTTCAGTCCATTTGACGTATTTGTTTGAGTTAAAATTATCTACGTAGTCAGTTGATGTTATTCTAGTTGATTTGTTGCCGGGAATCCACATTTTAAGGTTTGAAATCCATATCTTAGCTGCGCGTGCTATTGCCTGATCACAAACACCAAGCTAACCTTGGTGGGCACGGGTTCATTTTTCTACTTTTAAGTGATTATCAGTTGAAGTGGGCATGGCGGACTTAATTGCAATgcgtcttatttttttttttttggcatgcTAAACACGTTTAAGCCCAGTTTTCTTGAAAATCGCTTAATAAGGCATAAGGTCAATTATTATGTGGCATCTGAATGCTTTTGTATAAGGGCTCTCGACAAAATATGTAATTTTAAGTCTCAATCATTTCTTGGCTTCACTTCGAATTCGTgagacaataaacaacaacacaacattCATtatattgtcattattatagCTTATCAGGAACTGGTTTATAAATATGGTGTTGATGCATGCGACTCATGAGTTTGAACTGCGGGTTGACACGAAGTTTAAAGCTctggggccggttgttcgaagcctggttagcgctaaccgttggttaagaggtattaaaacctGTAACCTTGTAAAACtcgttaataattcataagcaTTAATGACCAATCAATAGGCAGTATTTGAGTCGGATGTTCACCCCTCTAAACCCCAATACAAAACAACTGAGCCAGCTGATACCCCTATATATCAAGCTTGCTCTCTGCAATGTTAAGTTTCATACTAATaaattactactattattgttattatatgGGCTTTGAAATCCCAATAACGCTTCAACATAGTCAAATTATTCACTCAAGGAAGTAATGGCCAAATGTTGCATACCTATTAAATTTACACCTTCATGATGgagttttctctttcttgcAGATTGACACTATATTGCTATGGCTCATCTTACTCTTCTACTAGTTATTATCTTTGCCTCTGCCACATTGTCAGATTTGTTGATCAAAGACAATGCATGGCATGCTTGGAAAGAATACTACAACAAGATTTACACTTCAGATGATGAGGAGAGTTTACGTCACTCTATCTGGATAAACAACCTAAAAATAGTCAATCAGCACAACAGTGACAGGAACAAGTCCTTTACAATGGAAATGAATCACTTAGGGGACATggtatattttctttttatcaactcatttctttgttaaatGAGCTACAATGTATCATGCTGAACTTcagaataataatagtagttTTTGTCCTTAAACTGTTACCTGACCGCAAGAACCTTTCTATATATCACCAAATGCAATTTCTTCAGGAAGAAAtctattaataattaactcCGTACTGTTACAGCATTGTTTTGTGGGCAGAGATGCTGTCacttgaacaaaaacaaaaaacaccctcaaacaaaatgaaacaaaaatgactACTATGATGTGCATTTCGTTGCTTCATAGTGACAACTACGTGTTGCGTAAAATTCTAtatttaagagaaaaaaaaaacttatgcCACTTGACAGAATGGTACCCTAATGAAGTGTGTAAAAGATTTATGTGAGTACCATTTGCTATGCAAGGCAGAATAAGATTTATGTCTTGGAAATAATGGGAAGTTAAAAATCGTGCTCTCAAAATAATTACATTGTTGTCTTGAAGATTTAACTTGAGGTGGAGTCTATACATAGGAGGGGGATGGATAGGGACAAAAAatggatattttttctttttatgttgtacgaaatgaattgaattgaatagTATGAATTGAGTAAGGAGGTTAAATATgtaactgtaattttgttAATGGCCTGTAGACAGTCAAAGAGGTGCATTTGTTGTTGAATGGATACAACAGAAAGAAGAAGGAACCAAAATCATACTGTACTGATGCCGTCACTTTCCTTCCACCAAGTAATGTGGTTCTTCCAAAGGAAATTGATTGGAGAACTAAAGGCTATGTCACACCAGTCAAGAATCAAGGCCAGTGTGGATCATGCTGGGCATTTAGTGCTGTAAGAGAGTCTACTAGACTACTTTGTTGttctttatgaaaaaaaaaaataattctgcCCAAAAAAGGACTTTAGTCACCATTATTAGTTACCAaaagtgcaaaaattattttggtaCAGAATTAAAAAGCTATAAAAAAAGTGACTTATAAGATTAATATTGGCAGTTTTGACTATTCACTGAGTAAGAACTGACTGTCCTCCATTGACATTGTTGGAGCCAAATATTGCTAAGGGAATGCTGCAGTTTTGCTTATAAGGAAATTGGACAATGTTCATTTagtcttattttaaaaaagaatgttGAAATCTTTGTAGCTTGGTTGAATTTCATCTCTCGTGGCATGTTCAAGTAACCAGTTTCTGTGGCTCTGTGACTTTCGTATTATTTCAAAGGAATAATCTCTAAAATTCTGGTTTAATATGCACAACTACTCTTTCACTTTCAAGGGCATTTACCAGTAGGTGTAGATAGAAAGTAACATACTGTGTCGGCGATATTTTCATTAATGTcctttcactttgtttttgttttttgttttttttttttgttttcaagacgGGATCTCTTGAAGGCCAGCATTTCAAGAAAACTGGAAAGCTTGTATCTCTGAGTGAACAAAATCTTGTTGACTGCTCACAAAAGTTTGGCAATTATGGCTGTGGTGGAGGATGGATGGACAATGCATTCCGCTACATTAAGGCCAACAATGGAATTGACACAGAAGCTTCTTATCCTTATATTGGTGTTgtgagttaaaaaaagaaatcaatataatttttttcttcccacTGCAGGTCAAACTGTCAATACAATCACCATTTGCTGGCAGATCGTTTCTTGACAACCCTTGGAAACTCTGTCCAGCATTAAGAAccctaaaaataaattattgttgtaactGAGAAACTAGTGTCACCAAcaatcaaaatatttcatatataacttcacaaaCACATATAACTTCATGATCAAAAGTTTCTTGTCCAACTTTGTATAAGCTTGCTTAGTGTCTGCTGACTTTAACTAGATTGGGTGCTTTTAAATCAAACACTTGTACTAGAAATGATATAATGTAGACTGAAAGGTCTTActctttaacattttcttGTTGCTCAATAtggcaaaattaattcaaatagTTTTGTATTACCAGTTTGTAGTTAATGTATTAATCATGGGAAGTTAATTAGCTCATGACATCCTAGCAAATCCTTATTCTCAAACACTAGTAGCCACATGATAGAATgtgttgtcttttttctttctcttttcagaATGAGAAATGCAGCTTCAACAAGTCAGATGTTGGTGCAGATGCCACTGGATATGTTGATGTCAAGTCCGGTGATGAAGATGCCTTAAAGATGGCCGTTGCTACTGTGGGTCCCATCTCTGTGGCAATTGATGCACTTAGTTCGTCTTTTATGATGTACAAAGATGGTGTCTATGTGGAACCAGACTGCAGCACTACCCTTTTGGATCATGGTGTGTTAGCTGTTGGTTATGGTACCACTGAGGAAGGTCAAGATTATTGGCTTGTAAAGAACAGGTTAGTTATCTCCTTCCATCAAAGTGTCCTGTGGCTGGTTTGTGTCTTCCCACATATGGATtgagtttccttttcttcacTATACATTCATGTCCATAAATGAATGTATTGTACATTCTCAAAGTGTCCTGCTAAGTCATAGTGTTTGCATAAGTTTCATTTTTAAGGCAGGGTTTTGGGTTTCTGTTTTTCCCTGTGTGAGGAGCAGCATTAGggggacactttatgacctttacTTGTCCATTTTTCTCACCAGAAGTGATGGTGGAGTTAATGAGAAGGGtcaggggacactttgtgatgcttATTCAAAGCAACATGCATGTAATTCAGTACAATCCTGGTCATAAATTATCTACCACTCTccgcgggggggggggggggggttgttttttgtctttctcatttgtttttgtgtgatttttaattgatttttcaATTCCTCCTATGAGGGGAACATTTGTATCATAACCCTGAGGGTTTAAAGtggtttttaatttctttaggTTTATTTAACACTCTCAGGTTGTTTTATTAATGCTTCAGAATTCTCaactgttatttttgtttgtttgtttgtttgttttttgtcatttttttagttatttttgttattactgttattttaTGTGTACTGCACTTTTGCATAGTTGTGTTCAATAAACTTAAAACAactctttttgttattttagctGGGGAACAGACTGGGGAATGGAAGGCTACATCAAAATGGCAAGAAACAAGCACAACATGTGTGGAATTGCTACAAAGGCAAGCTATCCTTTGGTTTGAAGGAACACAAGGAGACCTGACTATGAGTTGCTGaagaaatttcttgaaatcttGTTCTGGCTATGTGCACTGTGAACTCAATTTAGTGTGCATGCTCAGAGCAGTAAAGGCCGACTTGCTATCATGTCAGTATTATGGTTGGAGTAAGTTAACAAGGTGTATGTGCGTAGTTATCATGCAACTTGGTCGTTTTCATACGCTTAGTATcctattgttattttttgcattgcaaatatttcatttattgttaTATCAAATTGGAAAATCAAACCTCTGTCCCACATGTAAAGTggacttcaaatttttccTATTGAAATTACATGTCTTTGCATCTTAGATTCAGTATGAATATTGAACATCACTTCAGGGAACAGGGTCTggaaggggggggggagtCCTGATCCCGCATTCCCGCCCCTCTTTCGCGAGAATCCCGTTTTTCATCAGTTTCCCGAATCCAGCTTTTCTTTCTcagaaaaatacattaaagTCTAATGTCTACAAAAGGTAATAAATGTAAGATGTAGGTTGATCCTTTcgattgatattttgaatTTACCCGTGTTTTTAAAGgcttctgcaaaaagaaacagcTTTTTGTATCTCAGTATGAAGGGAACTGGCATCACTATTTGCCATATCTAGGCCAATCTCGTATTTAAGCTGTTCAAAAAATCCCCTCAAGATTATAATAAAAGTGAGGCTGCTGAAGAGACTGAATTAAGCAATATATCAAGTCAATAAGCAATATATCAAGTCAATAACTGCATGGTAATCTATGACACCACGTGCACTTTTCTGGCATCTGACAGTTAACCTATTAACCTGACACTCCATAGGGTGTTTGGTTTGAAGGCAGACACCACTTAGCACTCGCCTGGTTTCTTTGCTTTGGCCGCTACAACCGGTGGGTCGTGACGGTTTCCGGCATTCCCGACAGACACGCAAACATAAATCCCGCATCCCGTGCCCAATTTTTGGTGAGTCCATCTTCCTTGGAAACCGTCAAATCCCAGATCCCGTCAATATCTTTATCGTTTTCCCGATTCCCGCACCGTATTTTGGTCGAATCCCGAGTCCCGAAAATACCCTTTAAGACCCTGAGGGAAGGTTAACAGAAAAAAGGTAAACGAAGAAATGTCGACggctatcaaaattaatgttgcagTGACACGAGAACAGACGTAATGGGAACCAAACCAAATGGTTTTCTCATATAAGTCCAAACCTGAAAGCCCAACAGAGAAAGTTCTGCCGACAATCCTAACCTTTTAGAAATTCCCCATGTTGTACGTACTATTCCTTATGTGATCTCAATAGGTGAGAAGTAGCTTCGCTTAATTTAAATTGCTACAAATTtatcaaaatggagaaaaatgATCCTCATGTCTGTGTTGTATTGAATAACAAAGCCTAGGATTGCCATTGAAAGAGATGGTCCATTATTTCAACTCAAAAGAGTTGATATAATGGACCATCTCTTTCAATTTCGTATAAAGTGTGACTTAAATGACGAAATGAGTCGGTAGAACCCGAAGGAACAGAAAGCAAACTTGGCCATGGCGATTTTCCATCAATAGTTCCTATCTCCATAAACCATGCAATGACATCAGTGAAATACGTCACGTTGTATCTTCAGTTTTGGAGTCAAGACATTGATAAAAATGAGGTCAGTGGTCCTATAATTTTGTGAAAGTAGAAAGCCGATTACATATGTAGTTTGAGTTTCATAAAGACCAAAAGCTTTTATGTTCAAAAATTCTCGTCATATTCTCagaggacaatgaagttcaCAGCTCTCGCAACTTTGCTGTTGAAGAGCAAAACgtcttgttttttctctttcgtgGTTAATTATTAAGCTTACTTACTGTCTATGATGACTGACTACTTAGCGCCGCAAAGGTCTGGCCGTGACTACTTTCTTCTTGGAAACTAGACACAGCGGACACAAACACGGACAATTGTGCACATGAATGCTTACGACGGTCTTTCATTGCTACCCTTGGTGACTAGCTTTCAAGAAACGGTAAAATTGAACCTGAACTTGACTTGCTTAATTGCAATAGTCTTTTCCCATCAGCCGCCCTGGCGCTGGCCGCTACATATGTCTTTCCTTTGGCTTGTAATTGGTTAATCTTGTTGTCCGCTTGTAAATGATCATACTGTGATTGCACAAAGTAATTAACCAATTACGACAGATGTAAGGATTTCATCAGCAC
The DNA window shown above is from Acropora palmata chromosome 7, jaAcrPala1.3, whole genome shotgun sequence and carries:
- the LOC141886542 gene encoding cathepsin L-like peptidase gives rise to the protein MAHLTLLLVIIFASATLSDLLIKDNAWHAWKEYYNKIYTSDDEESLRHSIWINNLKIVNQHNSDRNKSFTMEMNHLGDMTVKEVHLLLNGYNRKKKEPKSYCTDAVTFLPPSNVVLPKEIDWRTKGYVTPVKNQGQCGSCWAFSATGSLEGQHFKKTGKLVSLSEQNLVDCSQKFGNYGCGGGWMDNAFRYIKANNGIDTEASYPYIGVNEKCSFNKSDVGADATGYVDVKSGDEDALKMAVATVGPISVAIDALSSSFMMYKDGVYVEPDCSTTLLDHGVLAVGYGTTEEGQDYWLVKNSWGTDWGMEGYIKMARNKHNMCGIATKASYPLV